A region of Lycium barbarum isolate Lr01 chromosome 1, ASM1917538v2, whole genome shotgun sequence DNA encodes the following proteins:
- the LOC132606655 gene encoding homeobox-leucine zipper protein ROC5-like, with the protein MESHSDTGERRESSDNIVIGGPEEDENEIMFVGDNVGGGASRSDPDSPRDKSSKMRKYIRHNADQIQELEAVFRENQHPDEKTRLELGTKLSMDSKQVKFWFQNRRTQLKSQLKRHEAVTLKQEKEKLLLEHDALKKAMKNPICNCCGTRATVNDINIDEYQTKIEHDRLKNEVKRINVLAKKYLGPSAPLEGSMTSMMENSGLGFAAGRNSFGGINLVDNASPIGIDFENGLSSPLAVIPLRPTISFANEHVSYDKSKLMDLAFNAMNELLMLANIDEPLWSRSLDGGGEKLNIEEYAKSFTPFIGIKPAYFTTEATRASGIVINNSMTLVETLTEKNRWVEMFSSIIGKTSTFDVISTGIGGNRSGTLLLIRTEFQIISDLVSVREVNFLRFCQQHAEGIWAIVDVSVDTIQEGPQKCEIRNCRRLPSGCIVQDMSNGYSKVTWIEHMEYNENFVHQLYRPLISIGLGFGAQRWMAILQRQSKFLAVMMSSVDPTVISSGQRSIGMLAQRMTRIFCTAVCATIHKWETIQLANGEDARLMVRKNVGDPSEPIGVVLSATKTIWLPVKQQRLFEFFMNEQTRSQWDALSSSSPMQQMSHISKGQNRDSSISLFCANGDDISSNQNNMLILQDTCKDATGSLLVYAKIDSLAINVVMSGGDSSSVALLPSGIAIVPDCFHNWSQKKDNDFCSGSLVTILFQVLANNSPVAKLSTESLEKVKGLISHSIHGIKTALKCK; encoded by the exons ATGGAAAGTCATAGTGACACGGGTGAGAGAAGAGAAAGTTCTGATAATATTGTAATAGGGGGACCTGAAGAAGATGAAAATGAGATCATGTTTGTTGGTGACAACGTAGGTGGTGGTGCATCTAGAAGTGATCCTGATTCTCCACGCGATAAATCGTCAAAGATGAGGAAATATATTAGGCATAACGCCGACCAAATTCAAGAGCTTGAAGC TGTTTTCAGAGAGAATCAACATCCTGACGAAAAAACACGACTAGAACTTGGAACGAAATTGTCCATGGATAGCAAGCAGGTGAAATTTTGGTTCCAGAATAGAAGAACTCAACTGAAG TCGCAACTGAAACGCCATGAAGCTGTAACGTTGAAACAAGAAAAGGAAAAGCTTCTCTTAGAGCATGATGCACTAAAGAAAGCCATGAAAAACCCGATTTGCAATTGTTGTGGTACTCGGGCTACTGTTAACGACATAAATATTGATGAGTATCAAACAAAGATTGAGCATGACCGGTTGAAAAATGAAGTTAAGAGGATCAATGTCCTGGCGAAAAAATATTTGGGACCTTCAGCACCCTTAGAAGGATCAATGACTTCCATGATGGAAAATTCTGGGTTGGGATTTGCTGCAGGAAGAAATAGCTTTGGTGGTATAAATCTTGTGGACAATGCATCTCCAATAGGAATTGATTTCGAGAATGGTCTGTCAAGCCCTCTGGCAGTAATTCCCCTGCGGCCCACCATAAGTTTTGCTAATGAACATGTATCATATGATAAGTCAAAGTTAATGGATCTTGCTTTTAATGCCATGAATGAGCTGCTTATGCTGGCCAATATCGATGAACCTCTCTGGTCCAGAAGCTTGGATGGAGGTGGAGAAAAATTGAATATTGAGGAATATGCTAAATCGTTTACCCCATTTATTGGCATAAAACCTGCATATTTCACAACAGAAGCCACAAGGGCATCTGGTATAGTTATTAACAACAGTATGACATTGGTGGAGACATTGACGGAAAAG AATCGATGGGTGGAGATGTTCTCAAGCATTATCGGAAAAACCTCTACTTTTGATGTGATTTCCACCGGCATAGGTGGTAACAGGAGCGGCACTCTGCTATTG ATTAGAACTGAATTCCAAATTATTTCTGATTTGGTTTCTGTCCGTGAAGTAAACTTTCTTCGCTTCTGCCAGCAACATGCTGAAGGTATCTGGGCTATCGTGGATGTATCTGTTGACACAATCCAAGAAGGTCCACAAAAATGTGAAATTAGGAATTGCAGGAGGCTCCCTTCTGGCTGTATTGTGCAAGATATGTCTAATGGTTACTCCAAG GTTACTTGGATCGAGCACATGGAATATAATGAAAATTTTGTCCACCAATTGTACCGTCCTTTGATCAGTATTGGCCTGGGGTTTGGCGCACAAAGGTGGATGGCCATTCTGCAAAGGCAATCCAAGTTCTTGGCAGTGATGATGTCTTCTGTTGACCCCACAG TTATTTCAAGTGGTCAGAGAAGTATAGGGATGCTGGCTCAACGCATGACTCGCATCTTTTGCACTGCGGTTTGTGCAACCATTCACAAGTGGGAAACAATTCAATTAGCAAATGGAGAAGATGCAAGGCTGATGGTGAGGAAGAACGTTGGTGACCCTAGTGAACCTATTGGTGTTGTGTTGAGTGCTACAAAGACCATTTGGTTGCCGGTAAAACAACAACGTTTGTTTGAATTCTTCATGAATGAACAAACGAGGAGCCAATGGGATGCTTTGTCCAGTAGTAGTCCCATGCAACAGATGAGCCACATTTCCAAGGGTCAAAATCGTGACAGTAGCATCTCTCTTTTCTGTGCTAAT GGGGATGACATCAGCTCTAATCAAAACAACATGCTGATCTTGCAAGACACTTGCAAGGATGCGACAGGATCCCTTTTAGTATATGCAAAGATCGATTCTCTAGCAATAAATGTGGTGATGAGTGGGGGGGACTCTTCTTCTGTGGCTCTATTGCCATCTGGAATTGCAATAGTTCCTGATTGTTTTCACAATTGGTCTCAGAAGAAAGATAATGACTTCTGTAGTGGATCGTTAGTGACTATCTTATTCCAAGTATTGGCGAACAACTCTCCTGTTGCAAAGCTTTCTACGGAGTCATTGGAAAAAGTAAAAGGTCTCATCTCTCATTCAATTCATGGTATCAAAACTGCTCTCAAGTGCAAGTGA